The window TTAAGGGTGGTCTTTTGTGGAATTCTCTTGAACCGTTTTACACACAATCATTCACCCCTCTCACTGTAGGTGTGTAAGCTGCGCGAGCGGCTGCAGGAGCTGCGGGCGCAGCGGGAGGCCGAGCAGCACAGGCATGCAGTCGCACAGACCGAGCTGCGGGTGAAGCTACGAGAAGAGAAGCAGCGGGAGGTTGCAGCTGTGCGTGACTCTCTGAGCCGGCAGCATGAGACTGAGTTAGCCCGTGCTGCCCGCTTGCGCCACTCTGAGCTCGGGCGCCTGCAGGGCCTGGTGAATGTACTGCGCAGTGGCAACGGTGCCGCCGAGTTGAGGGAGGAGGCGCGCGAGGAGGCACGCAGGACCTATGAGGCCGAGAGACTGAAATTGACACAGGAGCTGCAAGAGGCCAAGGCAGCACGCAGACAGGCAGAGGAAGCGCTGACCAACGCTGTGCAGGCTGATAAATCCAAAGCAGCTGATCTCAGAGCAGCACATCAGGCCCATCAGGAGGAGATCCAGAGGATCAAACGTGACAGCGAGAAGGAAGTCCGCAGACTGGTGAGCCGTGAAATGAAGGACAGATGATGAGGGTTAAAAGGAAAATATTGAAGTGTGAAAGTAAGAATGTAACTACTGATGAATTTGAAAACGAACTACCAAAGGAAACGTTCCGGAACGAAACATTTTGGGAATGGTTTGGGAATATTTTCCTAATTTTCCCCCTTATGAGAGGTTTAGATGATCAGTCTAGACATTTATAGAATCCTGGTCcttgttagaaaaaaaaatgacaaggcACGAGAGCCTCTGAAAACTCaattactgtatgtgtacaggttgcatgtactgtatttaaatagattttaggATAATAGTGCACGGGTATTATAACATGCACAATTCCTAAAGACTAGAACCTTAAAACTAGTTATTCTAGAGGATTTCTACATGCTCAGATAATTCATAGCTTCATATTACATGcatatttggtgtgtgtgtacatgcccATGCATATcagggagtgtgtatgtgtgtgtgtgtgtgtgtcagatggaGGAGTTGCGGGGGAGGGACCGTGTAGTACAAACTTTGGAAAAGGAGCTGGGTGTGCAAGCGGGTCAGACCCAACGCCTACTGCTGCAGAAAGTGGAGGCCGAGCGGAACCATGGCAGCCCCAAGAGAGAGGTGGCTCCTGCCCTCGGAGAGAACACAGACGGCGTCATTAAtcaggtctcacacacacacacacacacacacagacctgtaCAGAATGAGTTGTTGCGTAACTAACATGACAGGATTCAAACATTATGATGTTTTTAAGTAGGATATGCTTTCTCTGTTAtatgtgtgggggtgtgtgtataaatgtgtgtgtgtgtgtgtgtaggaagtaGATGAGCGGGATACTCGCAGATTCCAGCTTAAGATCGCTGAGCTGCAGGCTGTCATTAGGAAACTGGAGGACAGAAACACACTGCTGTCAGATGAGAGGACTGAACTGgtacacagattttttttcatgtgcaCGCTtgtacactcatacacactagGGCTAGAGCAAGCTCGAACATTGCTAtctgctgtcaatcacagcaacagtaatcaatcaatcatggGTGGCTaggagctcatgtatgtggaagagggtggatagtGCTTCATTGCTTCACCTGTTTGGTAGCTGTCACATTATCTGTGTGAGAAATGGCTGGTGCGTGGGAACTGGCCAAGATTAAATATGGGTGACAATAAAAATGTGACATAAGGGATGCCAtaaattatgtatgtatttatttattcatttccctCCATCAGGTGAAAGTTTAAGTAACCCGTGTTTGACTCGCGCTAGTTGACTATGCCGTACAACGCGAGAATCCGTTAGTGCTATGAAAATTTAAATGGCATTCAAACAGGGAAATACGTttacgaacgaacgaacgaacgaacggaTCTCCGGAAGTGCTTGACATGTCCACTGGATGATGCGAGCGATTAAGGCTGATAAAGTCTCTCTGTCCCAcccaccctccctctctcagtTAAAGCGTGTGCGGGAGACAGATGGACAAATGAAGCCACTTTTAGAGAAGAACAGACGGATGAGTAAAAAGAACGAAGAGCTCTTGCAGACCCTGCAGCGCATGGAGGACAAACTAAAATCCCTCAGCCGTGAGAACGCTGAATTAGTAGgtgacaaacacacaacactgacacaTGACTCGTTTACCCACGGGCACTCTTGAAATCACTGCTTCTCTGGGGTTTTCTCAGAAGGACAAGGCAATCTTGGACTCCCATCAAGGAGTGCTGAAGAGGACCAGTTCTCTGACAGATCTAAGCCACGCCCACGAGGAGCAGGAGGTGGAGTTTCTACGGCTACAAGTCAGTGAACAGCGCAACGTCATCGAGGAGCTCACTCAggtctactactactattactactactactactactactattactattactactactactactataactattactaatactattactactactattattactattactactactactactataactattactaatactattactactactataactattactaatactattactactactataactattactaatactattactactactataactattactactactactactataactattactaatactattactactactataactattactactactactactactataactattactaatactattactactactactactactactataactattactaatactattactactactattattactattactactactactactataactattactaatactattactactactataactattactaatactattactactactataactattactaatactattactactactataactattactactactactactactataactattactaatactattactactactataactattactactactactactactataactattactaatactattactactactactactactataactattactaatact is drawn from Ictalurus furcatus strain D&B chromosome 8, Billie_1.0, whole genome shotgun sequence and contains these coding sequences:
- the jakmip1 gene encoding janus kinase and microtubule-interacting protein 1, translating into MSASTPNSAPPPKKSRGKQETESVQAANEELKAKLSDVQNELQQERAKVCKLRERLQELRAQREAEQHRHAVAQTELRVKLREEKQREVAAVRDSLSRQHETELARAARLRHSELGRLQGLVNVLRSGNGAAELREEAREEARRTYEAERLKLTQELQEAKAARRQAEEALTNAVQADKSKAADLRAAHQAHQEEIQRIKRDSEKEVRRLMEELRGRDRVVQTLEKELGVQAGQTQRLLLQKVEAERNHGSPKREVAPALGENTDGVINQEVDERDTRRFQLKIAELQAVIRKLEDRNTLLSDERTELLKRVRETDGQMKPLLEKNRRMSKKNEELLQTLQRMEDKLKSLSRENAELKDKAILDSHQGVLKRTSSLTDLSHAHEEQEVEFLRLQVSEQRNVIEELTQERDRLVFNKKNKRKNIKLPKRHVVETYFGFDEESIDSETSSLTSYNTDHTPVTPEEELEEAFSREEAELRFRQLTREYQALQRAYALLQETTGPLDPERHCRTREQLQAELNACQARNADLERSLAEKGQDSKWVEEKQNLIRINQELREKIDLLEQSELRLRSEVRDTQDQNELLEFRILELEVRESYVPTATTRAVRTPLLSA